One window of Leptospira yasudae genomic DNA carries:
- a CDS encoding MarR family winged helix-turn-helix transcriptional regulator — protein MSSSKETKTSSLIETAFAYYFHRTDRLLRLHFTKLMTDHKEDITVEQWLLLNQLSVTGSAYQTDLVDKTFKDRPNVTRLLDGLEKKDLVQREDDSEDRRKFKVVITKKGKALLERTVPRMLKERKLIYKGLSPSDLQTLKRISETIEANVLDGRI, from the coding sequence ATGTCCTCTTCCAAAGAAACCAAAACCTCCTCTTTGATCGAAACCGCGTTCGCATATTACTTTCATCGAACCGATCGTCTATTGAGGCTGCACTTCACCAAGCTGATGACCGATCACAAAGAGGACATCACCGTCGAACAATGGCTTTTACTGAACCAACTCTCCGTAACCGGAAGCGCGTATCAAACCGATCTTGTGGATAAAACGTTCAAGGATAGACCCAACGTAACTCGGCTATTGGACGGATTGGAAAAAAAGGATCTTGTTCAAAGGGAAGACGACTCCGAAGACAGAAGAAAATTCAAAGTCGTTATTACTAAAAAAGGAAAGGCTCTTTTGGAAAGAACCGTTCCAAGAATGCTGAAAGAGAGAAAACTCATCTACAAAGGATTGAGCCCTTCCGATCTTCAAACCTTGAAACGGATCTCGGAAACCATCGAAGCGAACGTGTTAGACGGCAGGATCTGA
- a CDS encoding KTSC domain-containing protein: MLETHYISSPEIESIGYDLETGDLVIRFRSGEEKKYADISKETYVSLMQSGSKMKFVETLGEPLS; this comes from the coding sequence ATGCTCGAAACGCACTACATATCCTCTCCCGAAATCGAATCGATCGGCTACGACTTGGAAACCGGCGATCTTGTAATCCGTTTTCGAAGCGGAGAAGAAAAAAAATACGCGGACATTTCGAAAGAAACATACGTGTCTTTGATGCAATCCGGATCGAAAATGAAATTCGTCGAAACGCTCGGCGAGCCGCTTTCTTAA